The genomic window TGGTAGTTCTTGCCTGTGAGGGCTAATCATTTAGTTGAACCATAATAAGGAAATGGAAATACATGAAATACGAGCCATTCTAGAATGTGCTCTATGAGATAAGACCAGCACATGTTTCACAGGCCtgtgaattcaaaaaaaatatgtggAGCTTTTGGCTGAAGAAATGGttactttctttccttatctaccTTTCCTTCGTTATTTAATATCTTTCCCAATTATCAATATAAAAGGGACATGGCTATGGCATCTCATTCTTTTCTACTGACCATATCATGATGTTTAGTCAGATTCTAGTTATTAAGCTCAACTATTTTACTAGTATGTGTAGTTAAAGATGCCTATATGTTTTATTTACCAAGTTCTGATAATAATAGTTTTCTTTACCATATATATCAACTAATTTCACTAACAGAGACTTATTCATGAATGACATCATATGTTCTTTTTGCTTTTACTTGATTTAAATGAGAAATTGTGTTTCATATGATatcctatttatttatttatttaaatttcagGTGAATGTTTTGACACATATGACAGAAGTAAACCTTTCTTTGGATTGGCACTCTAAAGTAAAGGAGTTGAAAAAGAGGCATGGAGATCAAGATATTAAAGAAGATATCAGTACCATTTTGAAAATGGATGAAAAATACTCAGCATCACCTGCAAGAAATTATATCACGGTACTGGACAACATTGACTTAAATAACACAAATGATGGGAATACATTGTCATTTAAACCTTCTTCTCCCGAGGATATCCTTGATGAGCAAATGGGAAATGCAGTCCCTACTGTTAATGGTTGTAGTCTGGGAAAGTCAGAATTGACATTTGCAAACCAGAAGTCTCTAATGGTTCTGTTTCTAATTTCAATGTTGAAGCAGGTGAGCATGGTGGCCCTTACAAGCAGAATATAGGCATTAAATTTTTCTCTGCTGATGGAACTAGAGATTATGCAAATCTTGATGAACTGATCaatgaaaaagaacaagaaagtAACTTCTGTAATTTGAACAATAGGCAGTTGTCTCAGAATGAAGATATAGAAAAAAGATGCAAGACCCAAGATAATCAGAATATTGCTCATGAAATCCATACTGAATCATCTGTAGACAATCCATTATCATTGATGGCTGCTTTTCAGGTGCAAACTCATGTTGATCATGTAATTTGTGATGAAGATGGGCAAAACACACGTAATGTGAGCAACCACCTAATGACTAACAGGGAAGAACAAGATAAGATGGGTCTTACTCAAGGAGAAAATATGCATGGTTATGTTGCTCATGGTGATCTTGATGTTGCTGATGGAATTCATGCAAAGGGCCCATCTACTGTGAAATCCCCATCAGTCTTTGATTATAATCAGTCTTGTGTCTTATCTAATGAACTCTCAGTACCTGACTGCTTTGTGGAGAGAACAGTTAAATGGAATGTGTCGGATATGGTAAATACTAGGAATGAAGCTTGTAAGGAGAGATGTAATCAGGATATCGATATAACTTCAGAAACAGGTGATGTAGTTGGTGAGACCATGGAGCACAGTGGAGATGTTCATCTATTTGTTGTAGACTCTGAAAGAAATGAAGAAGTTTGCTGGATAGATGGGTCTTCGGTGTCTCTGTTGACAAAAGTAGATGTAGAAAATGCTGTATCTGGAGTACAAGACACAGGATCTGGTTTGTCTACTTACATCAAGGATAAGGGTAATGAAAGAGGTGGGCAAAATAATACGGTTGAAGAGCAAAATAATGGAGACATGCATTTATGTGTCAAAGGAACTGAAAATAATGGAGAACTTTGTTGTTTGGGAATTGATCAAAATGGAAGTTCTGGTTTCTCTTGCATGACAGCTGATAACAATGGAATTTCAGATGTCAGAGTTGAGAATAACAAAGGAAAATTTGAAGAGCAGAAGAAAGTTAGTCAAGATGGATATGCGGGAAGACCTCCAGGATTTACTAAGAAGATGGGCAAGGTGGTAAATGGTGTTGTTTCGAGTAAATTGCACAAACCAGTTATAGCTGATGGTGTTTCTATTAAAACTGAGTATGATCAAGAGACTGTTGTGACtggattttatgaaaataattctGTAATAAGTGCTGATACTCTTATGAGAACTGAAAATGGAGAGGTTGGCCTTGCTGAAGAGAACAACAACAGGAAAGTGCAGATATCTGTTGTTGAAACTGAGAGGAACGAGGAAACTTGTTGCACTGGTGAGTTACTCATACAACAAAGTGCCAGTAAAGAAACTGTTGTTGCTGATAGTGGTCATGAAATTCAGAAGGAAGGATCCAATGGGAACACTGATAATAATGCTAAAAGAGCTGATGAAGTTGGTCACATGAAAGAGCAGGGTAACCCAAAGATGTGCTTGTCTGTGGTCAAAACTGAAAGGGATGAAGAATCTTACTGTTCAGGGCTGGATTTATTGGATGGTCCTCGTCCTTGTTTGCCTGGCATAAAAATTGAAGATGGTGAAGCACATTTTGTTGTAATCAAGGATATAGAGGGAAAGTTTACGGACAAAAGGAAGTTCCTTCAACATCAAGAGGAAATGGGAAATCCTCCTGGATTCATTAAGAAGTTGGGAAAGGCGGTGCATGATGGTGATCTAAGGGAGCTGCAGAACAATGAAGAAGCTGATCATTTTCCTGACAAGCATAAAAGAATTGGTAAAGTCGACCTGAATGAAGAACAAGAAGCAAGTGATTCCAGCTTTGACAGAGGCAGAGCTGTAGCTGATGATACTGTTGAGGTTGCAACACAAGGTGCAGCGTCTGACTTTGCTGGACTCACATTGGAAGGAAAATTTGGAGATGATGGTGTTCTGCTGGAATTGCAGAACAATGAAGAAGCTGATCACTATCCCGACAAACATAAAAGCATGATAGAATTTGACCAGAATGAAGAGAAGGAAACAAATGGATCAGGTTTTCCCAGTTGTAGAGCTCTAACTGATGATTCTGTTGAGGTTGCTAGGAGCAGAGCAGTAACTGATGATATCGTGGAGGTTACCATGCATAGGGTAGGACCTGACATCACTGGACTCTTACCAGGAGGAAATTTTGGAGATGATGTTGCAAGGGAATTGCAGAAAAAAGAAGAAGCTGATCAGTTTCCTGACAAGCCAAAAGGCATTGGAGATTGTGATGAAGGACAAGAAGCAATTGATTCAAGCCTTGCTGGTGGCACAGCTCCAACTGATGGTACCGTTGAGATTGCTAGGGAAAAGTTGTAACAGATGATGCTATCGAATGTGCAATGCAAAGGATAGGGCCTGACTTCACCGGACTCATGCCAGAAGGAGAttttgaagatgatgttgtgagGGAGTTGTGGAACGAAGAAGAAGCTGATCACTATCCTGGGAAACCTAAAAGTGTTGGAGAAGTTGACCAGAATGAGGAACTACAAGCAAATGATTCAAGCATTGCTAGTAGGAGTGGTTTAACTGATGATACTGTTGAGATTGCTGGGGAAAAGCCGTAACTGATGACACTGTTGAGTTTGTAGTGCAAGGGGTAGGTCCTGACTTCACTGGACTCATGCCTGATGGAAATTTTGGAGATGGTGTTGCGAGGGAGTGGCAGAACAATGAAGAAGCTGATCACCATCCTGACAAACCTAAAAGTGCTGGAGAAGTTGACttggatgaggaacatgaagcaAATGATTCAAGTCTTGCTAGCGGCAGAGATCTAACTGATGATGTTGTTGAGGTTGCAAACCAAATGTCTGGAGCTGGCTTTATTGGACTCACACCTGAAGGAGAATTTAGAGATAATGTGGGGAAGCAAATTATTGTCTGCAGCAATATCCCTGGAGATGCTGTAATGCTTGTAAAAAGGATGGGCAAAAGAGCTAGACAGAAAATACGGAGAAGAAACACTGCTGATTTAAGATATAAGATGAAAAGAATAGTTGATTCAGGCCTTTCTGGTGCCAGAGCTGTTATTGGTGATACCGTTGAGGTTGAGAAGCAAATGGTTGAAGCTAACTACTTCAGAATGACGTCTGAAGGAAATTTTGATGTCAATGCCGACAAACAAATTGTTCTCTGTAGTGATATTCCTGAAGATTCTGTAATGCACTCCAAAAGGAAAAGAAGTAGATGTTGGAAAGAAGAACAGGGAAGAAATCCTTTAGGTCTGGgcatcaaaatgaagagaaaacctgattcttttccttttgaagctGAAATCATGAGAGAAGTTGACAGaaatgaagaacaagaaggaaatGATGCAAGCCTTTGTAGTGGCAGAGCTTTAATTGATGGTACTGTTGAAGTTGCAAAGCAAGGGTTTGGATCCGACTTCACAGGATGTGTGCCAGAAAGAAATGTTGAAGATAATATGGGGAAACAGACCATTTTCTCTTATATTCCTGAAGATGCTGCAGTTCACATCAAAAGGAAGAGAAGTGGAGGCAGGAAGAAAAAGCAGGTATGGGATCTTGCTGGCCTGGGCATCATAATGAAGAGAAAACCTTACCTTTATCCTACTGAAACTGTAAAGAAGCTGGATGGGAAGATCACACAAGAGAAGTCTGATTTTTGTATGACTGGCATTAGAACTGTAGCTAatgaattgattgattttgagcaGCACATTCAGGAAACTGGCATTTCTGGTTCCTCACTGAAAGAGGGCTTTGAAAAACAAATTCATGACTGCAGTGGTAGTCCCCAATGTTCTGGTATACATGTAGAGAAAATGACAAGCGGAAGCCAGAACAAAAGGAGGGGAAGAAAATCAGAGCTTTCTGGTGGTAGATTGAGCGCTAAACCTGATTTTGTTCTTCTTGGAATTGAATCAAATGGGGATCTTGTTGGAGATAAAGCACAAGATGTTGCTGCTCCTAGTTTATCAAGTATTGGCTCTGTAATCAATGATTCGCTTCATGTTAACCAAAATGGAAGTGCTGGTCAGTCTCATCTTCCACAACATGGTAGCTTTGACATgtctgaaaattttaaatatggtGTAGAGAAGACAAATGTAGGAAGCAGAAAGAGGAGGTGGGATGAACAGCAAACTGACTCCAGTAACAATAGGCAACCAGAACAGTTAGAAGGTGCTGCTCTTTGGGATGTTTTTCGGAGAGAAGATGTTATGAAGTTGCAGGAGTATCTCAACAGGCACTCTGCAGAGCTGAGAGGTCTCCACTGTTCTCCAGTAGAGCAGGTTAGAATTAATCCTACGTCAGCAAGATTGTGGTTTAGCATTTTATCTGTTGTTTCATGTGATTTTAACTGTGCTTTTATCATTAGGTGGTTCATCCTATCCATGACCAGGCTTTCTATCTGACATCAGAGCATAAAGCaaagctcaagaaggaatttggTAAGTTCATTGCTACTTGATTACAATACTTACTATTTTTAAAACAAAGTTCATTCCTACTACTggaattttaattattattaaaacaaAGTTAATAAAACAAAGTTCAAGAGGGAATTTTGCAAGTTCATTCCAActtgattttaattattaattttcttGTAATTCCTGCTATCAGGATTACAATCTTGTCAACAGCAAATCTGACAGGACTCTCCCAAGAATTCCCCTATAACTATAAAGGGTTTGCTCATTCTTGGAGTTTGTTCAAGGATGGAAGCTCAAGCAACTTTGTGGCATGTCATGTATCGctctttttctaattttaaattctGACTAGGCAGATGTGTTTTATAACAATCATCTTGGTAAATCAAACAACAACAATCCTATAGGCTCTTGAAGCATGTAGGATAAAAAATGTTCCTATGCTAGTGTGTTCTGTTATCATTCTTGATGCTGGTGTCTTTCGAGGTAAATAAGTCAGCAAGTGAACAATCATAGACTTCATCATATATCTTGGTGACCAGTTTCGAAGACCTATAATGCATCACCAGATTACTGACATTACACATTTTTCCAACATACTTGTGACCACTTTTTAGAGTATGGAGACAGAGAATCAGTTAGTAGTAAGTTGACATAGCATCAAAGGAGCACATACCAATTAAAAGTATATTGGATTCTATAGTATCTTAAGGGGTCACCAGGATGCAAAATTCTGTAATGTGCTCGAGGACATTTTGAAATGTGGGATTACTCGTATGCCGACTAGGCTGGATCTGCTTCTAATAGAATGTCCATTCTAGTTATGTATAATTTTAGAGGGATATCTAATCACTTGGAAAAGCAAGAAGCAATTAGAACTTGCTGTGCTTTTGTGTTTCTTCACACCTTGTAATGTGAACTTCGCATTTCGGTTTGTTTACTAGTTTCATTGCTATTCATGTTGCATGCCTGTCTTTCATGAGAAAGCCCAAGCAGATCAAAATTGACCTTTGTTCCAGAAACAGTGCTTCATGAGTAGTTTTGTAGACCATGACGTCAGGTTAAATTCTAGGATCTCGAAGCTCCTAGATGAAGCCAAGTATATCAAGCATGGCAAGATTCACATCGATGATCAAGCTTAAGGTGGAGTATCGATGAATATTGATGTAGAGTTGACATGGTTGTAGGACAATTGTACTTTACTAGAGTAACTTTAGTGATTTGCATTGTAATAGTCATTAGTCAAGCTTGAACAAAGAGAATAATACTCTTGGATAAGGATTCAAGTCGGCATCGGAatggggtaccatcccatgtgtcaAGACAGGGCCATCCTGCTAGTGTCCCAGCATCTCGATGGGGACGTCTTGGGACATCTTTTGTTCCAAGTGTTGGGATGGGACGAGACGGCGGTGTGTCCCGTTCCATGGGAAAATCGGGATAGCCCCATCCTACGAGATTAAAAATCTTGTATTTAGACACATATATATAACTAatccagcttaaggatgttttcttCTACTGTTGGACTGACCCCATTAAAGGAAAGCAACGCTAAAGTCCTTGCCTACAGCTATGTGACATTCCTCATACTTCcacatctttctctctctttctcctgcgaccccttctctttctttccttaGCTTTGTTCCTCTTCTATTCTCTGcttctctcctcctcttttccttTAGTTTTCTATTGGTTAGCATAGAGTCTGAAATCAagcattttcatcatcaatatgcaGATCATTCACCTTTTAGATTAATCTTCATATTGCAAAGAGAAAGCTAGCCATCAATATAAGTTTCCTTTATGCTGTAAAATTGGTATAGTCAGAGCATGCACACAGCCCACCTCTGTTCATGTACATGTATAGTGCCTATGACAACAGATCTCTTAAGGGATGGAAAGGGAAGGGTAAAAGAaccaaaaaagagaagaaaataacaCCAGCTGCACAACTATATTTATATGGACAAGAATCCCACCAATCTTTCATCACAATGCTAAGAATCCATCATTACTTCTTCTCAAGTTGGAGCATGGAGATTTGTAATGCCCAACTTGCCTAGGAGAAAGGTAAACTGATCCCAACCAAGGGCCTTGGTGAAAGTGTCAGCGAGCTGATATATGGTGTGAGCAAAATGAGTGCTAATCTCCTTGGATTGAAGACACTGTTGTACAAGAAAAGCAGCCAATCTCTATGTGCTTTCTGTCCGTTAAAAAAGGTATTGGCTGCATTGTGTAACACAACCTGATTAAAAACAAAAGAGTTGCACTTGTTGAGGATTAGAAACTCTGAGATCATGAAGAGCCTTCACAACCATAACAACTCACAAATAGCAGCCGCCATTGATCTATATTCAGCCTTGACAGATGAGCTTGATACCATGGTCTGTTTTTAGTTTTCCAAGAAATGGGGGATGGACCAAGCAAGGTAAAATAACCAGTAGTTGAGCAGCGAAGTCATGAGACAAGTAGTGCCATCAGAGTCACAGTATGCGAGAAGCAGAGGAATACAAGAAGGGTAATTTCTGGTTATGATCACATCATCAAGATAGAGCAACAGAGAAGTAAACGGTAAATAATGAATAATTAGCAGCAAATTGTTGAAACCCAATCTGCTTAAGAGTAGTAAACTTATTGAACCAGTTGCAAGATGCCTATTTTAGACAGTACAAAATTTGTGGTTCTGACCAATGTCTCCCCTTTCATAAAATATCAAATGGCAAGGTCATATATATCTCTTTATGAAGATCCCTATTGAGGTAATTCAGCCGACTCCTCGATTCCGACTTTCAATCGGTCTGATAAGTATGAACTGCCGACTATCAATTGGTTAGCCGACCAACAGTCAGCTATTCTCAACCATCCTTAGTAAACTCCAATTATGACGACTCGACTGATTTCAGACTGATGGTCATTCGGACTTCCACAATTGTCGACATATAGTCGACATTTTTAAGctgccgacatatagtcggcaaaCCAGAAACCACCAGCGCAGAAAGTGCATAatgatcagaacatgatcagtgacGGGTATAACCACCTATCCCATGATCACATAATGCCGAGATAAGTGAGATCCACGTGTCTAACCATTACAACCAGTTACCAACTAATTTATAAAAGaagataaatgaacagcatttggtaaGGACTCTTGAGAGCTGAAACTCTGCTTCTCTAAATacttatctgctgttcaccactctccactgatttaagcatcggaggttTCCGTCGGATACAATATCGGTCAGTgtagacttcattttgcaggtgttcTTCACCGGCAACGGGCGCAACagaggattggccgcaatagattggcGCATCAAGAAGGGGGAGAATACGAGCAATCAAGGCAAAAACTAGagctcaaaataattttacaggATCTGTGAGGCAATCTTTTCGTCGGAAAGATCTCCCTCTATTGGCAGAGTTCAGATCTTCGCATCCTGTAATCACTACGGATGCACAAATTGTTGCTCTAATACAgtaaatgaaggtgttgatggagGCGGTGCACGGCCTCCAACAACAACAAACAGCAATAGCAGCAACCGCCGGCGGAGTCGGTGGCTCATTCAGTGCCATCCAAGCATAGTCGCCGTCCTCCACGACACTCACCCTCTTCATCTTCAGAATGACGACCGTCTCGACGTTCTCATCGAGTCGAGCAATGCTTTCTCGGCATTCTCATCATGTAGCTCATCATTCACGGcgatcttcctctccttttcgtgtatatagtatcaagaaggagaagaggccgCATGTACCTTCTGCTTCTCCATCATCGAGTTCTTCAAGGGATTCCATCTCTGGATTTTTCCAGCAACGGTAGCTCGACGACTATGAACGCAAGTTCAAGGAGATCAACCGTCAACTTGTCCgacttcaagtggaaggtcggaagtcttcCAACGATCATGACTTTCACACTGCACAATCTCTCTTAGCGTATCTTGGATGAGCTGATCCCGTCTCGATTTAAGATGTCGCAaatggagccatatgatggctccatcgatccaattgatcatttagagagttacaaggctctcatgatgatacAGGGGACGACCGACGACCTCCTATGTATTGGCTTTCTGGCAACTATTCGGAAAGCTGCTCGAGTCTGATATTCTGGACTTCAGTCGGAGAGCATAAATTCTTTCAAAGCAGCTTGAATATtctttcgtggtccatttcaaCACTAGCTGAAAAGTGTCACGAACAtcaaatagtttcttctccaagtaAGGTGAGACGGAGACATTGAGAGATTTCGTGGCTCGCttcaacatgaccatacttgaggtcagggacctcaatgaagatatggccatcttGACCATGAAGAGAGGTCTGAGGGAATCCAGATTCACTTACTCTTGGATAAGATTCTCTCGGATCTATGCTGAACTCTtggagcgtgcatacaaatatattCGCGCGGATGAAGGTGCTTCTGACCGACGTCAAACAGAAGAAAAAAgtcagaaaaagaaataaaagaaagatgaagcTCCAATCGAACCAAGTCGGTCAACCACCAGTAAAGGAGCTTCATCCCGTCGACAGAGTCCAAGGTCAAATAACTATGGCAGTAGGTATGACTCTTATACTCTTCTTTCTGCTCTCTGTACGTAGATCTTAATGGAGATCGAAAGAAAGGAGTATCTTCGACATCTCCCATCGATGAAAGGGTCATTGAGGAGTCGTGACAAGTAGAAGTATTATCGATTTCATCGTGATCACGGTTATGATATGAACAATGTATTTAACTCAGAGATGAAATAGAGGTTTTGATCCGACGCtgctatctcaaaaaattttgacgagatcgtccgactcaacctcccatCGACCAAAAGCCTCAGTCACAAGCTAAGAAAATGATCAACAATCGACCAATGGCgggagtgatcaacatgatctctagaCGATCAAAGGATTGAAGGGCAACTTCAAAAAAGAGTCGGCAAAGAAATGACTTGATAATGTAATCTCTTTTTCACAAGATGATGTTCGGAGAatacaaactccccatgatgtTGTCATCGTCTCGATgatgatagcaaactatgatataaaaaaattttagttgataatggaagctctacTGATGTTCTCTTTTACTTGACTTTCTTCCGAATATGACTACCGACtgaccgactcaaaagagtcaatgCCATTAGTCGATTTTATCGGAGATGCAGTTACCAtgaaaggagaaattactctcccACTAATCGCGGGAGCAAATCCACAATAAAGTACCATTCTCCTGACATTCACAGTCGTCCGGGTTTTCTCGGCTTATAATGCTATATTTGGATGACCTGAACTTCATGCCTTAAGAGCAGTAGTGTCAAcatatcatttattggttcgattcccAACAAAAAATAGAGTCGAAAAAatgcgtggagatcaacaacttgcttGACGTTGCTTCATGGTCTCTATAAAGAATAATCAATTTGAAGACTCTTTGTCTGTcgataaattagatcaaagagaaaatgaagaggtgAACCAACCAAGCAACTGGTTTATATCCCGTTAAGAAAAGATCTtgagaagacggtccaaattggatcgcaagTGTCTAATCCAGAGCGACAACAACTGATGAATCTACTAAAAGCGAATGCAGACATTTTTGTTTGGTCGGCAATGATATACCAGAAATTTTTTCTAAAGTAATAACTCACTGACTGAACATTGATTCTAAAGTTAGGCcggtgagataaaagaaaagattttttgGTTCTGAAAGACAGAAGATCATCGATGAaaaagtcgacaagctcctcgcgGCTGGC from Elaeis guineensis isolate ETL-2024a chromosome 4, EG11, whole genome shotgun sequence includes these protein-coding regions:
- the LOC105037670 gene encoding LOW QUALITY PROTEIN: uncharacterized protein (The sequence of the model RefSeq protein was modified relative to this genomic sequence to represent the inferred CDS: inserted 3 bases in 3 codons) produces the protein MEEGAVPAATPSEEHRCGRSDGRSWRCKNRRINGRSLCSLHDGQNLVRSQMASVSMGSRKARFRVSVAKSNEEGKERILDLLGERKREVLQKLSRRRKKLKLRKEGLERISSPVAAAVSSGFGKEAGWQKPGTNRTSLTCHQCHKNNKGRVVECLTCKRKKYCVQCLKRWYPKLPEAVCAKACPSCRRNCNCKSCLRRKENARPSEVNIKIADKIRYSCYMVHVLVPLLKELCREQMKEKEIEAKIQGLLSSEIKLKQDSFSMSEGIYCKNCGASIVDLHRSCNACSYALCLSCCQELRDLHLPGGERMKSVQYKAIGKVVNAGLSADKLRPLTEWKANSNGSLTCPSKEIGGCGSSLLELQHIFSENWLSELEEKAEALLQTYNFVKLPDMSAHCSCFNPSNWVDYEGEPLRKAACREESDDNYIYCPNAEEIQQEELEHFQQHWCKGQPVIIRNVLNFTLGLSWEPKVILRALRERSKIKDESDLFEVKAINCLNWSHVGTHIYRFFRGYTKGWIEKSRGPKMLKLKDWPPASYFGERLYRHCNELIGSLPYQEYTNPRTGFLNLALKLPENVRKPDLGPRLCVAYGLNKEIGRGDSVTLLHYDWTDSVNVLTHMTEVNLSLDWHSKVKELKKRHGDQDIKEDISTILKMDEKYSASPARNYITVLDNIDLNNTNDGNTLSFKPSSPEDILDEQMGNAVPTVNGCSLGKSELTFANQKXSNGSVSNFNVEAGEHGGPYKQNIGIKFFSADGTRDYANLDELINEKEQESNFCNLNNRQLSQNEDIEKRCKTQDNQNIAHEIHTESSVDNPLSLMAAFQVQTHVDHVICDEDGQNTRNVSNHLMTNREEQDKMGLTQGENMHGYVAHGDLDVADGIHAKGPSTVKSPSVFDYNQSCVLSNELSVPDCFVERTVKWNVSDMVNTRNEACKERCNQDIDITSETGDVVGETMEHSGDVHLFVVDSERNEEVCWIDGSSVSLLTKVDVENAVSGVQDTGSGLSTYIKDKGNERGGQNNTVEEQNNGDMHLCVKGTENNGELCCLGIDQNGSSGFSCMTADNNGISDVRVENNKGKFEEQKKVSQDGYAGRPPGFTKKMGKVVNGVVSSKLHKPVIADGVSIKTEYDQETVVTGFYENNSVISADTLMRTENGEVGLAEENNNRKVQISVVETERNEETCCTGELLIQQSASKETVVADSGHEIQKEGSNGNTDNNAKRADEVGHMKEQGNPKMCLSVVKTERDEESYCSGLDLLDGPRPCLPGIKIEDGEAHFVVIKDIEGKFTDKRKFLQHQEEMGNPPGFIKKLGKAVHDGDLRELQNNEEADHFPDKHKRIGKVDLNEEQEASDSSFDRGRAVADDTVEVATQGAASDFAGLTLEGKFGDDGVLLELQNNEEADHYPDKHKSMIEFDQNEEKETNGSGFPSCRALTDDSVEVARSRAVTDDIVEVTMHRVGPDITGLLPGGNFGDDVARELQKKEEADQFPDKPKGIGDCDEGQEAIDSSLAGGTAPTDGTVEIAXGKVVTDDAIECAMQRIGPDFTGLMPEGDFEDDVVRELWNEEEADHYPGKPKSVGEVDQNEELQANDSSIASRSGLTDDTVEIAXGKAVTDDTVEFVVQGVGPDFTGLMPDGNFGDGVAREWQNNEEADHHPDKPKSAGEVDLDEEHEANDSSLASGRDLTDDVVEVANQMSGAGFIGLTPEGEFRDNVGKQIIVCSNIPGDAVMLVKRMGKRARQKIRRRNTADLRYKMKRIVDSGLSGARAVIGDTVEVEKQMVEANYFRMTSEGNFDVNADKQIVLCSDIPEDSVMHSKRKRSRCWKEEQGRNPLGLGIKMKRKPDSFPFEAEIMREVDRNEEQEGNDASLCSGRALIDGTVEVAKQGFGSDFTGCVPERNVEDNMGKQTIFSYIPEDAAVHIKRKRSGGRKKKQVWDLAGLGIIMKRKPYLYPTETVKKLDGKITQEKSDFCMTGIRTVANELIDFEQHIQETGISGSSLKEGFEKQIHDCSGSPQCSGIHVEKMTSGSQNKRRGRKSELSGGRLSAKPDFVLLGIESNGDLVGDKAQDVAAPSLSSIGSVINDSLHVNQNGSAGQSHLPQHGSFDMSENFKYGVEKTNVGSRKRRWDEQQTDSSNNRQPEQLEGAALWDVFRREDVMKLQEYLNRHSAELRGLHCSPVEQVVHPIHDQAFYLTSEHKAKLKKEFGVEPWTFEQKPGEAVFIPSGCPHQVRNLKSCMKVALDFMSPESVHECIRLTEEYRVTHCHAQGQKLEAKKMVVYAVNQIVKDLEDSKSIFMAFHGNLRLESLEIATHKEIVALVRGFSLTISYIVSGLRESEIRRSRFVKQTRTLLFIVSKPYEVPRLLPSFLKDLVSLSFLQRYWLLSNVKMS